A single genomic interval of Daucus carota subsp. sativus chromosome 1, DH1 v3.0, whole genome shotgun sequence harbors:
- the LOC108225171 gene encoding uncharacterized protein LOC108225171 — MESLRPNPTLSNDLISEILVRVPVKSLIQCQLVSKTWLSLIKDLVFVKAQLRRAIRSGFDQTTLMILRYSCSTSTESAKLKLSLFDVDSKQIVSEIKYPYSQGESRSLPPLTVVGSANGIVCVVLHETSRMDRFFLWNPATRQSSSVIPGRGFSTSRAIGFGYDPVDGDYKIVVVGVMMVFDLNKEVMNCAIKLHVVAAGGVGVDGDDDEDDFDEDFYDAQPETRIIELDKSIAVITLWADASHDDRNGWRYLDKKINMWRLDDDACLKGGGVEASWTIMFCIDLEMSGILLNGYFSNGELLLLVRHDADDHHMWISCDADKKEAKIARVEMAGHHYTHRVERYTESLVSLPGFEQIKDWNDRDDDN, encoded by the exons ATGGAGTCTCTCAGACCAAATCCAACACTTTCCAATGATCTCATCAGCGAGATTCTCGTACGCGTGCCAGTGAAATCACTAATTCAGTGCCAATTAGTCTCCAAAACCTGGCTTTCCCTGATCAAAGACCTTGTCTTCGTTAAAGCCCAACTCCGCCGAGCAATCAGAAGCGGATTTGATCAAACTACTCTTATGATTCTCCGCTATTCATGTTCCACTTCGACGGAAAGTGCTAAGCTGAAGTTATCACTCTTTGACGTGGACTCGAAACAAATTGTGTCTGAAATTAAGTATCCGTATTCTCAAGGTGAGTCTAGATCCCTGCCTCCTTTAACAGTTGTTGGTTCTGCTAATGGCATTGTTTGTGTTGTCCTTCACGAAACTTCACGCATGGATAGATTCTTTCTTTGGAATCCTGCTACTAGACAATCATCAAGTGTTATTCCTGGAAGGGGCTTCAGTACATCCCGCGCTATTGGTTTTGGTTATGATCCGGTAGACGGGGATTAtaagattgttgttgtt GGTGTAATGATGGTGTTTGATTTGAACAAGGAGGTCATGAATTGTGCTATTAAGCTCCATGTTGTTGCTGCTGGCGGTGTTGGTGTtgatggtgatgatgatgaggacgaCTTTGACGAGGATTTTTATGATGCTCAACCTGAAACTCGTATTATCGAGCTTGATAAGTCTATTGCTGTCATTACGTTGTGGGCTGATGCATCGCATGATGACAGAAATGGTTGGAGATATTTGGACAAGAAGATTAACATGTGGAGGCTGGATGATGATGCATGCCTTAAAGGTGGTGGAGTTGAGGCATCATGGACGATAATGTTTTGTATTGATTTGGAGATGTCAGGAATACTTCTAAATGGCTATTTCAGCAATGGGGAACTCCTACTACTAGTAAGACATGATGCTGATGATCATCACATGTGGATCTCGTGTGATGCTGACAAGAAAGAGGCCAAGATTGCTCGAGTTGAGATGGCTGGTCATCATTACACTCATCGTGTTGAAAGGTATACAGAGAGCCTGGTTTCACTCCCAGGATTCGAACAGATTAAGGACTGGAATGACCGCGATGATGATAATTAA
- the LOC135150638 gene encoding F-box/kelch-repeat protein At2g43445-like has product MEPIRPNPTLCDDLISEILVRVPVKSLIQFQLVSKTWLSLIKDPVFVKAQLRRAIRSGTDETLMLVRYSCSTSTESAKLKLSLFDVDSRQIVSETRYPYSQGESRSVPRLTLVGSANGIVCLVLFETSRLINRFFLWNPATRQSLRVVPGRGLSKPRALGFGYDPVDGDYKIVRVVSGPCLPTEVFSANRNLWRDVPDPIDSPDHDFLSGHFHVCVNGFLCGIDKGVGMMVFDLNKEVMNCAIKLPVVAAGGIGVVGDNDDDYDEEYYDAQPETHIIELDKSIAVITLWADALNGDRTGGRLNKKINMWMLDDDACLKGGGVEASWTIMFSIDLAMPAVLYNGYFSNGELLLLIRNHDDCMWISCDADKKEAKIARVEMADHHYTHRLARYTESMVSLPGFKQIKDWNGGDDDN; this is encoded by the coding sequence ATGGAGCCTATCAGACCAAATCCAACACTCTGCGACGATCTCATCAGTGAGATTCTCGTACGCGTGCCAGTGAAATCCCTAATTCAGTTCCAACTAGTCTCCAAAACCTGGCTTTCCCTAATCAAAGACCCGGTCTTCGTCAAAGCCCAACTCCGCCGAGCAATCAGAAGCGGAACTGATGAAACTCTTATGCTTGTCCGCTATTCATGTTCCACTTCGACGGAAAGTGCTAAGCTGAAGTTATCACTCTTTGACGTTGACTCTCGTCAAATTGTGTCCGAAACTAGGTATCCATATTCTCAAGGTGAGTCTAGATCCGTGCCTCGTTTAACACTTGTTGGTTCTGCTAATGGCATTGTTTGTTTGGTTCTCTTCGAAACTTCACGCCTAATTAATAGATTCTTTCTGTGGAATCCTGCTACTAGACAATCATTAAGAGTTGTTCCTGGTAGGGGCTTGAGTAAACCCCGCGCTCTAGGTTTTGGTTATGATCCAGTAGATGGGGATTATAAGATTGTTAGGGTTGTATCAGGGCCTTGTCTTCCAACTGAGGTGTTTTCAGCTAATAGGAATTTATGGCGAGATGTTCCTGATCCGATTGACAGCCCTGATCATGACTTCTTAAGTGGCCATTTCCATGTGTGTGTGAATGGATTTTTATGTGGTATTGACAAGGGCGTAGGGATGATGGTGTTTGATTTGAACAAGGAGGTCATGAATTGTGCTATTAAGCTCCCTGTTGTTGCTGCTGGCGGTATTGGTGTTGTTggtgataatgatgatgactaTGATGAGGAGTATTATGATGCTCAGCCTGAAACTCATATTATTGAGCTTGATAAGTCTATTGCTGTCATTACGTTGTGGGCTGATGCATTGAATGGTGATAGAACTGGTGGGAGATTGAACAAGAAGATTAACATGTGGATGCTGGATGATGATGCATGCCTGAAAGGTGGTGGAGTTGAGGCATCATGGACGATAATGTTTAGTATTGATTTAGCGATGCCAGCAGTACTCTATAATGGCTATTTCAGCAATGGGGAACTCCTACTACTAATAAGAAATCATGATGATTGCATGTGGATCTCGTGTGATGCTGACAAGAAAGAGGCCAAGATTGCTCGAGTTGAGATGGCTGATCATCATTACACTCACCGTCTTGCAAGGTATACAGAGAGCATGGTTTCACTCCCAGGATTCAAACAGATTAAGGACTGGAATGGCGGCGATGATGATAATTAA
- the LOC108204379 gene encoding osmotin-like protein OSM34, with translation MYSSTKMSYLAALSLIIISTLLITTRAANFNIRNNCPYVVWAGAYPGGGRQLNPNQEWSLDVDPGTQYARIWGRTNCNSDASVCETGDCGRLDCTAYGKTPNTVAEYALNQFQNYDYYDISLIDGFNIPMEFGPTAEGADGCKLSRCTADITGQCPDPLKFPGGCNNPCNE, from the coding sequence ATGTACTCAAGCACCAAAATGAGCTACTTAGCAGCACTTTCCCTGATCATCATTTCCACCCTCCTAATCACCACAAGAGCTGCCAACTTCAATATCCGAAACAACTGTCCTTACGTCGTATGGGCTGGTGCCTATCCTGGTGGCGGTCGTCAACTCAACCCTAATCAGGAATGGTCCTTGGATGTTGATCCAGGCACCCAATACGCTCGTATTTGGGGTCGAACAAATTGTAACTCTGATGCCTCTGTTTGTGAAACCGGAGATTGTGGTAGGCTTGACTGCACAGCATACGGCAAAACACCAAACACAGTGGCCGAATATGCATTAAACCAATTTCAAAACTATGATTACTACGACATTTCACTAATCGACGGTTTCAATATTCCTATGGAATTTGGTCCCACTGCAGAAGGTGCAGATGGATGCAAACTCAGTAGATGTACAGCCGATATCACCGGGCAATGTCCTGATCCGTTGAAGTTCCCTGGCGGGTGTAATAACCCCTGCAACGAATAA
- the LOC135150635 gene encoding F-box/kelch-repeat protein At2g43445-like has translation MEPLRPNPTLSNDLISEILVRVPVKSLIQFQLVSKTWLSLIKDPVFVKAQLRRAIRSGSDETLMLVRYSCSTSTESAKLKLSLFDVDSKQIVSEIKYPYSQGESRSLPPLTVVGSANGIVCVVLHETSRMDRFFLWNPATRQSSSVIPGRGLSTSRAIGFGYDPVDGDYKIVVVVSGPSLPAEVYSANRNVWRKVPDPIDGPDDFLSGHFNVCVNGFLCGIDKGVGMMVFDLNKEVMNCAIKLPVVAVGGVGDNDDDYDEEYYDAQPETRIIELDKSIAVITLWADALNGDSGGRLNKKINMWMLDDDACLKGGGVEASWTIMFSIDLAMPAVLYNGYFSNGELLLLIRNHDDRMWISCDADKKEAKIARVEMADHLYTHRLARYTESLVSLPGFKQIKDWNGRDDDDN, from the coding sequence ATGGAGCCTCTCAGACCAAATCCAACACTTTCCAACGATCTCATCAGCGAGATTCTCGTACGCGTGCCAGTGAAATCACTAATTCAGTTCCAATTAGTCTCCAAAACCTGGCTTTCCCTGATCAAAGACCCGGTCTTCGTCAAAGCCCAACTCCGCCGAGCAATCAGAAGCGGATCTGATGAAACTCTTATGCTTGTCCGCTATTCATGTTCCACTTCGACGGAAAGTGCTAAGCTGAAGTTATCACTCTTTGACGTGGACTCGAAACAAATTGTGTCTGAAATTAAGTATCCGTATTCTCAAGGTGAGTCTAGATCCCTGCCTCCTTTAACAGTTGTTGGTTCTGCTAATGGCATTGTTTGTGTTGTCCTTCACGAAACTTCACGCATGGATAGATTCTTTCTTTGGAATCCTGCTACTAGACAATCATCAAGTGTTATTCCTGGAAGGGGCTTGAGTACATCCCGCGCTATTGGTTTTGGTTATGATCCGGTAGACGGGGATTATAAGATTGTTGTGGTTGTATCAGGGCCTTCTCTTCCGGCTGAAGTGTATTCGGCTAATAGGAATGTATGGCGAAAAGTGCCTGATCCGATTGACGGCCCTGATGACTTCTTAAGTGGCCATTTCAATGTGTGTGTTAATGGATTTTTATGTGGTATTGACAAGGGCGTAGGGATGATGGTGTTTGATTTGAACAAGGAGGTCATGAATTGTGCTATTAAGCTCCCTGTTGTTGCTGTTGGCGGTGTTggtgataatgatgatgactaTGATGAGGAGTATTATGATGCTCAGCCTGAAACTCGTATTATTGAGCTTGATAAGTCTATTGCTGTCATTACGTTGTGGGCTGATGCATTGAATGGTGATAGTGGTGGGAGATTGAACAAGAAGATTAACATGTGGATGCTGGATGATGATGCATGCCTGAAAGGTGGTGGAGTTGAGGCATCATGGACGATAATGTTTAGTATTGATTTAGCGATGCCAGCAGTACTCTATAATGGCTATTTCAGCAATGGGGAACTCCTACTACTAATAAGAAATCATGATGATCGCATGTGGATCTCGTGTGATGCTGACAAGAAAGAGGCCAAGATTGCTCGAGTTGAGATGGCTGATCATCTTTACACTCACCGTCTTGCAAGGTATACAGAGAGCCTGGTTTCACTCCCAGGATTCAAACAGATTAAGGACTGGAATGGCCgcgatgatgatgataattaa
- the LOC108225161 gene encoding F-box/kelch-repeat protein At3g06240-like, translating to MAPIRPNPTLSNDLISEILVRVPVKSLLQFQLVSKTWLSLIKDPAFVKAQLRRAIATETDQTLIMTRYTYMTDAENATLKFSVLDVDSRQIVADLKYPYTQRESQQVAPAFQIVGSVNGIVCVVFHHNLGEHSFYLWNPATGQSRAVPACGLRTSRALGFGYDPVDDDYKIVSVVSRPSLPTEVYSANRNVWRKVPSEDFMFGINGGLILGYFDVSVNGFLFGVEEDAMIVFDLNTEVLNCAIKLPPAIASAIEAADAGLAVIAAVGGHALISYAARPKTRIIEYNKSIAVITLWANALYDDWTDHKRFNKAINLWKLEDDSCLRGGGVEASWTLMFSIDLPMRPAHLFNGYFSNGDLVLLVANVIDRWIWCNASKKEAKIVRVDMVDHCYTHYLYRYTESLVSLAGFKQISWNRGYGDN from the coding sequence atggcaccaatcaGACCAAATCCGACCCTTTCCAACGATCTCATCAGCGAGATTCTCGTTCGCGTGCCAGTGAAATCTTTACTCCAGTTCCAATTAGTCTCCAAGACCTGGCTTTCCCTGATCAAAGACCCGGCTTTCGTCAAAGCGCAGCTCCGCCGAGCAATCGCAACCGAAACTGATCAAACCCTTATCATGACCCGCTACACATATATGACAGATGCTGAAAATGCTACTCTGAAATTTTCAGTCTTGGATGTTGATTCTCGTCAAATTGTGGCTGATCTCAAGTATCCGTATACTCAACGTGAGTCTCAACAAGTAGCTCCTGCTTTTCAAATTGTCGGTTCTGTTAACGGCATTGTTTGTGTTGTCTTTCACCACAATCTAGGCGAACATAGTTTCTATCTGTGGAATCCTGCTACTGGACAATCAAGAGCTGTTCCGGCATGTGGCTTGCGTACTTCCCGCGCTTTGGGTTTTGGTTATGATCCGGTAGATGATGATTATAAGATTGTTAGTGTTGTGTCGAGGCCTTCGCTTCCAACTGAGGTGTATTCGGCTAATAGGAACGTATGGAGAAAAGTTCCTAGTGAGGATTTTATGTTTGGCATTAATGGTGGCCTCATTCTAGGCTATTTCGATGTATCTGTTAATGGATTTTTATTTGGTGTCGAGGAGGATGCTATGATTGTGTTTGATTTGAACACGGAGGTGTTGAATTGTGCTATTAAGCTCCCTCCTGCTATCGCTTCTGCTATTGAAGCTGCTGATGCTGGTCTTGCTGTTATTGCTGCTGTTGGTGGTCACGCCCTCATTTCTTATGCAGCTCGACCTAAAACTCGTATTATCGAGTATAATAAGTCTATTGCTGTTATAACACTGTGGGCTAATGCACTGTATGATGATTGGACTGATCATAAGAGATTCAACAAGGCGATTAACTTGTGGAAGTTGGAAGATGATTCATGCCTTCGAGGTGGTGGAGTTGAGGCATCATGGACGCTAATGTTTAGTATTGATTTACCTATGCGGCCAGCACATCTTTTTAATGGCTATTTCAGCAATGGGGATCTCGTACTACTGGTAGCAAATGTTATTGACAGGTGGATATGGTGTAATGCCAGCAAGAAAGAGGCTAAGATTGTTCGAGTTGATATGGTTGATCATTGTTACACTCATTATCTTTACAGGTACACGGAGAGCCTAGTTTCACTTGCAGGATTCAAACAAATCAGCTGGAATCGTGGCTATGGTGATAATTAA